A window of the Polaribacter sp. HaHaR_3_91 genome harbors these coding sequences:
- the accD gene encoding acetyl-CoA carboxylase, carboxyltransferase subunit beta: protein MAWFKRTDKGIQTSTEDKKDTPKGLWYKTPSGKIIDTEELKRNLYVSPEDGYHVRIGSKEYFELFFDENKFKELDANLTSKDPLKFEDTKKYPDRLKAAQEKTKLNDAVRTAVGLSLGKEIVIAAMDFAFIGGSMGSVVGEKIARAIDYSIKNKIPFLMISKSGGARMMEASLSLMQLVKTSAKLAQLAEVNIPYISLCTDPTTGGTTASYAMLGDINIAEPNALIAFAGPRVVKDTTGKDLPEGFQRSEFVLEHGFLDAIYERKNLKKQINLYIDLIQNIPVRA, encoded by the coding sequence ATGGCTTGGTTTAAAAGAACGGATAAAGGAATACAAACTTCTACAGAAGATAAAAAAGACACTCCAAAAGGGTTATGGTACAAAACACCTAGTGGAAAAATAATAGATACAGAAGAATTAAAAAGAAACTTATATGTAAGTCCAGAAGATGGGTACCATGTAAGAATAGGTAGTAAGGAATATTTCGAATTATTTTTTGATGAAAATAAATTTAAAGAATTAGACGCTAACCTTACCTCTAAAGATCCTTTAAAATTTGAGGACACAAAAAAATATCCAGATAGATTAAAAGCTGCTCAAGAAAAAACAAAATTGAACGATGCTGTTAGAACAGCCGTAGGTTTGTCTTTAGGAAAAGAGATTGTAATTGCAGCCATGGATTTTGCTTTTATTGGTGGATCTATGGGATCTGTAGTTGGAGAAAAAATAGCAAGAGCTATCGATTACTCTATTAAAAACAAGATTCCTTTTTTAATGATTTCTAAATCTGGAGGAGCAAGAATGATGGAAGCTTCTCTTTCATTAATGCAATTGGTAAAAACATCAGCAAAATTAGCACAATTAGCAGAAGTAAATATCCCATATATTTCTTTATGTACAGATCCAACAACAGGTGGTACCACAGCTTCTTATGCAATGTTAGGAGATATTAACATTGCAGAACCAAATGCATTAATTGCATTTGCAGGACCAAGAGTTGTAAAAGATACTACAGGTAAAGATTTACCAGAAGGTTTCCAAAGATCAGAATTTGTTTTAGAACATGGTTTCTTAGATGCTATCTACGAACGTAAGAACTTAAAAAAACAGATTAATCTGTATATCGATTTAATACAAAACATACCTGTTAGAGCATAA
- the gldC gene encoding gliding motility protein GldC: MSIKHNSQINFEIGLDENKVPEEIYWTAKDGGIDNEESKAIMISVWDHKKKDTLRMDLWTKEMPVDEMKQFYHQTLVSMADSFERATDDQKMSATMRDFCDYFAEKLELK, from the coding sequence ATGTCAATAAAACATAATTCACAAATTAATTTTGAAATTGGTTTAGATGAAAACAAAGTCCCAGAAGAAATTTACTGGACAGCAAAAGATGGTGGTATAGATAATGAAGAATCCAAAGCGATTATGATTTCTGTTTGGGATCATAAGAAAAAAGATACTTTGCGTATGGACTTATGGACAAAAGAGATGCCTGTAGATGAAATGAAACAGTTTTATCATCAGACATTAGTGTCTATGGCAGATTCATTTGAACGTGCAACTGATGATCAGAAAATGAGTGCTACTATGCGTGACTTTTGTGATTATTTTGCAGAGAAATTAGAGCTGAAATAA
- the gldB gene encoding gliding motility lipoprotein GldB — MRFYFMILMVLCVFFSCSDKKNTQIDVSTVNIDFTTKRYEVDFYNSTVNTLPALKNKYPYLFPKSFSDSLAILKIADKDEQELFLETQKLYADISPLESQLTSLFKHVKYYNTNFKAPDVVTMISNIDYNSRVIYADSLLFISLDVYLGKTHRFYADYPKYIKENNTKENIVVDVANSMIEKQFVALPNRSFLSKMIHEGKKLYALDLYLPTISDQFKIGYSSEKLDWAIANEENIWKYFVERKLLFSTETALNKRFLDNAPFSKFYLQNDNDSPGRIGAWLGWQIVKSFMQNNDVSLQELLIIDFEELFQKSNYKPKK, encoded by the coding sequence ATGAGATTTTATTTTATGATTTTAATGGTTTTATGTGTGTTTTTTTCGTGTTCTGATAAAAAAAACACTCAAATTGATGTTTCTACAGTAAATATTGATTTTACCACAAAAAGATACGAAGTTGATTTTTATAATTCAACAGTAAATACATTACCTGCGCTTAAAAATAAATATCCTTATTTATTTCCAAAATCATTTTCAGATAGTTTGGCTATTTTAAAAATAGCCGATAAAGATGAGCAAGAATTATTTTTAGAGACTCAAAAGTTATATGCAGATATTTCTCCCTTAGAATCTCAATTAACCTCTCTTTTTAAGCATGTTAAATATTATAATACCAATTTTAAAGCTCCCGATGTGGTTACTATGATTTCTAATATAGATTATAATAGTAGAGTGATTTATGCAGATAGTTTATTGTTTATTTCTTTGGATGTGTACTTAGGTAAAACACACAGATTTTATGCAGATTATCCAAAATACATCAAAGAAAACAATACCAAAGAAAATATAGTTGTTGATGTAGCAAATTCTATGATAGAAAAGCAATTTGTAGCATTACCTAATAGAAGTTTTTTATCAAAAATGATTCATGAAGGAAAGAAATTGTATGCGTTAGATTTGTATTTGCCTACCATTTCAGATCAATTTAAAATTGGGTATTCAAGTGAAAAGTTAGACTGGGCTATTGCCAATGAAGAAAATATTTGGAAATATTTTGTAGAAAGAAAGTTGCTATTTAGCACAGAAACAGCCTTAAATAAAAGGTTTTTAGACAATGCTCCCTTTTCTAAATTTTATTTACAGAATGATAATGATTCTCCAGGAAGAATTGGTGCATGGTTAGGGTGGCAGATTGTAAAGTCTTTTATGCAAAATAATGATGTATCTTTGCAAGAATTATTAATTATTGATTTTGAGGAATTATTCCAAAAATCAAATTACAAGCCTAAAAAATAA
- the nadE gene encoding NAD(+) synthase translates to MKTEKVAEYIIKWLKDYAENAKVKGFVVGVSGGIDSALTSTLCAKTGLPTLCVEMPIHQSPIQVSRAQEHITQLKNNFDNVSDVCVDLTSTFEDFKNVVPNADPSAKVDLSLANTRARLRMTTLYYLAGLHSSLVAGTGNKVEDFGVGFYTKYGDGGVDLSPIADLMKSEVYALSEFLEVPNSIQKAQPTDGLFGDSRTDEDQIGASYDELEWAMVMQEKGKSENDFSGRDLEVFKIYTRLNRINQHKMLPIPICEIPNEIK, encoded by the coding sequence ATGAAGACTGAAAAGGTTGCCGAATACATTATAAAATGGCTAAAAGATTATGCTGAGAATGCAAAAGTAAAAGGATTTGTAGTTGGAGTTTCTGGCGGTATAGACTCTGCCCTTACCTCTACTTTATGTGCTAAAACTGGTTTACCTACTTTATGTGTAGAAATGCCAATTCATCAATCTCCAATTCAGGTTAGTAGAGCACAAGAGCATATTACACAATTAAAAAATAATTTTGATAATGTTTCTGATGTTTGCGTAGATCTAACCTCTACTTTCGAGGATTTTAAAAATGTTGTACCAAATGCAGATCCTTCAGCTAAAGTAGATTTGTCTTTAGCAAATACAAGAGCTAGACTTAGAATGACAACTTTATACTATTTAGCAGGTCTACATAGCTCTTTAGTAGCTGGAACAGGTAATAAAGTAGAAGATTTTGGCGTTGGATTTTACACCAAATATGGTGATGGTGGTGTTGACTTAAGTCCTATTGCAGATTTAATGAAATCTGAAGTATATGCATTATCTGAGTTTTTAGAAGTACCAAACTCCATACAAAAAGCACAACCAACGGATGGGTTATTTGGGGATAGCAGAACTGATGAAGATCAAATAGGTGCTTCTTATGATGAATTAGAATGGGCCATGGTGATGCAAGAAAAAGGAAAATCTGAAAATGATTTTTCAGGAAGAGATCTAGAAGTTTTTAAAATTTACACAAGATTAAATAGAATTAACCAACATAAAATGCTACCAATTCCTATTTGTGAAATTCCAAATGAAATAAAATAG
- the rpsO gene encoding 30S ribosomal protein S15, which translates to MYLTKEVKESIFEKHGKGKNDTGSSEGQIALFTHRINHLTGHLKNNRKDYNTERSLVMLVGKRRSLLDYLKKSDILRYRAIIAELGIRK; encoded by the coding sequence ATGTATTTAACTAAAGAAGTAAAAGAAAGCATCTTCGAGAAACACGGTAAAGGAAAAAACGATACTGGTTCTTCAGAAGGTCAAATTGCATTGTTTACACACAGAATTAACCATTTAACTGGGCACTTAAAAAATAATCGTAAAGATTATAACACAGAGCGTTCATTAGTAATGTTAGTTGGTAAGCGTAGAAGTTTATTAGATTATCTAAAGAAATCTGATATTTTAAGATATCGTGCAATTATTGCAGAATTAGGAATTAGAAAATAA
- a CDS encoding OmpA family protein, with amino-acid sequence MRRIILFILLSSTIIAQSFGQSTEKNIINTDSTEVKGKDIIKDNNTWAIGGGFSNFIMHGDLRSISVADDSNYWNFGGYIYVDKMFNPILGLELKATYTKMSGGVQSFSNGYSLRYVPNNVISDADFRFEGRSYGAELNLIVSFTNMFKRESTKWHAAGYFGVGYHQYDSALYKTDPTGATPDELLVDFGYNRDRNSVNEASSIFLSAQLGVKRKISRRLDLEFRTGMYFNNEDHLDAAVSDKQTWESFFVTSLGVVFKLGKKKEYIIWAAEEAPGAQFKIVDTDNDGVMDELDVEPNTPKGAMVYGNGQAVDTDGDGLPDYKDKCPLEYGPLSNEGCPLNIDTDGDGVMDAKDLCPNTPGPVENRGCPKQEAVAPVNITQQIGLLATSIYFDTNKDVIKLVSYSTIDEIVGLMKQVPDVRFVIEGHTDDRNSDRYNLYLSQRRAESVRKYMIKQGIANERLEPKGYGESRPKFSNENAGGRQLNRRVEIKPINAKVPVEVLQE; translated from the coding sequence ATGAGGAGAATTATACTATTTATTTTATTGAGCAGTACTATTATAGCTCAATCATTCGGTCAATCTACCGAAAAAAACATCATAAACACAGACAGTACCGAAGTAAAAGGTAAGGACATTATTAAAGACAATAACACCTGGGCAATTGGTGGTGGTTTTAGTAATTTTATCATGCATGGAGATTTACGTTCTATAAGCGTTGCTGATGATTCTAATTATTGGAATTTTGGTGGTTATATATATGTAGATAAAATGTTCAACCCAATCTTAGGTTTAGAGCTTAAAGCTACATATACTAAAATGTCTGGAGGAGTACAATCATTCTCAAACGGATATTCTCTTAGATATGTACCAAATAATGTTATTAGTGATGCTGATTTTCGCTTTGAAGGTAGATCTTACGGTGCTGAGTTAAATTTAATCGTAAGTTTTACAAATATGTTTAAAAGAGAATCTACTAAATGGCATGCTGCAGGATATTTTGGAGTTGGATATCATCAATATGATTCTGCTCTTTATAAAACAGATCCAACAGGAGCAACACCAGATGAACTTTTAGTTGACTTTGGTTACAACCGTGATAGAAATAGTGTAAATGAAGCAAGTTCTATCTTTTTATCTGCACAACTAGGGGTAAAAAGAAAAATAAGTAGAAGATTAGATCTAGAATTTAGAACAGGTATGTACTTTAATAATGAAGATCATTTAGATGCAGCTGTTTCTGATAAACAAACTTGGGAAAGCTTTTTTGTGACTAGTTTAGGAGTTGTTTTTAAATTAGGAAAGAAAAAAGAATACATTATATGGGCTGCTGAAGAAGCTCCTGGAGCACAATTTAAAATTGTTGACACAGATAACGATGGTGTAATGGATGAATTAGATGTAGAGCCAAACACTCCAAAAGGTGCAATGGTATATGGTAACGGTCAGGCTGTAGATACAGACGGAGATGGTTTACCAGATTACAAAGATAAATGTCCTTTAGAATATGGACCACTATCAAATGAAGGTTGTCCTTTAAATATAGATACAGACGGAGACGGTGTAATGGATGCAAAAGATTTATGTCCTAATACTCCAGGTCCAGTAGAAAACAGAGGTTGTCCTAAACAAGAAGCAGTAGCTCCTGTTAACATTACACAACAAATTGGATTGTTAGCTACTAGTATTTACTTTGATACCAATAAAGATGTAATTAAGTTAGTGTCTTATAGTACTATTGATGAAATCGTAGGACTAATGAAACAAGTACCAGATGTAAGATTTGTTATTGAAGGTCATACAGATGATAGAAATAGTGATAGATACAACTTATATTTATCTCAAAGAAGAGCAGAAAGTGTAAGAAAATACATGATCAAACAAGGTATTGCTAACGAAAGATTAGAACCTAAAGGTTATGGTGAATCTAGACCTAAATTCTCTAACGAGAATGCTGGAGGTAGACAATTAAACAGAAGGGTTGAAATTAAACCAATAAATGCGAAAGTACCAGTAGAAGTACTTCAAGAATAA
- the folK gene encoding 2-amino-4-hydroxy-6-hydroxymethyldihydropteridine diphosphokinase produces MKLQHITYLSLGTNQGNKLENLQNAIHSIDDRIGGIQKISSIYKTPAWGFDGDDFLNICIKVATNLEPETLINFLLEIEEELGRQRSSLEGYQNRKIDIDILLYDAEIILSQALIVPHPKMLQRKFVMLPLAEIAASTIHPLEKKDITVCLQGCDDPSEIEKLNEVLERPIPISEKYNYIAIEGNIGAGKTTLANLLSNDFNAKMVLERFADNPFLPKFYEDKERYAFPLEMSFLADRYQQLTDDLAQFDLFKSFIISDYYIFKSLIFAQVTLQKEEYLLYRKMFDLMYKEITKPDLYIYLFQNTERLLENIKNRGRSYEQNIEPEYLKRIHNGYKNFIKTEKSLNLQVIDVSDMDFLNNQDDYKNIVNKIKQF; encoded by the coding sequence ATGAAATTACAACATATTACATATTTATCTTTAGGAACAAACCAAGGTAACAAACTTGAAAACCTGCAAAATGCTATTCATTCTATTGATGATCGCATTGGTGGTATTCAAAAAATATCCTCTATCTACAAAACTCCAGCCTGGGGATTTGATGGAGACGATTTTTTAAACATTTGTATAAAAGTAGCCACTAATTTAGAACCAGAAACCTTAATAAATTTCCTTTTAGAAATAGAGGAAGAATTAGGCAGGCAACGCTCTTCACTAGAAGGGTACCAAAACAGAAAGATAGATATCGATATTTTACTATATGATGCCGAAATAATTTTATCTCAAGCATTGATAGTACCTCATCCTAAAATGTTACAACGAAAATTTGTAATGCTGCCTCTAGCAGAAATAGCTGCATCAACGATTCATCCCTTAGAAAAAAAAGACATTACAGTATGTTTACAGGGTTGTGATGACCCATCAGAAATTGAGAAATTAAATGAAGTTTTAGAAAGACCTATTCCTATTTCTGAAAAGTATAATTATATTGCTATTGAGGGGAACATTGGAGCTGGTAAAACAACTTTAGCCAATTTACTCTCAAATGATTTTAATGCTAAAATGGTACTAGAACGTTTTGCAGACAACCCTTTTCTTCCTAAATTTTACGAAGATAAAGAACGATATGCATTTCCTTTAGAAATGAGTTTTTTGGCAGATAGATATCAACAATTAACCGATGATTTAGCGCAGTTCGACTTATTTAAGAGCTTCATTATATCGGATTACTATATTTTTAAATCTTTAATTTTTGCCCAAGTAACATTGCAAAAAGAAGAGTATTTATTATACAGAAAAATGTTTGATTTAATGTACAAAGAAATAACAAAACCAGACTTGTACATTTATCTATTTCAAAATACAGAACGTCTTTTAGAAAACATTAAAAACCGAGGAAGATCTTATGAACAAAACATAGAACCAGAATACCTAAAACGGATTCATAATGGATACAAAAATTTTATTAAGACCGAAAAAAGTTTAAATTTACAAGTAATAGACGTTTCAGATATGGATTTTCTTAACAATCAGGATGATTACAAGAACATTGTTAACAAAATAAAGCAATTCTAA
- a CDS encoding polyribonucleotide nucleotidyltransferase, with protein MIPKVFREVIDLGDGRTISLETGKLAKQAHGSVVVQMGKAMLLCTVVSNYKQSDVDFLPLTVDYREKFAAAGRYPGGFFKREARPSDGEVLTMRLVDRVLRPLFPKDYHAEVQVMIQLMSHDDDVMPDALAGLAASAAIQLSDFPFECPISEARVGRVNGEFVINPTRAQLAESDIDMMIGASADSVMMVEGEMDEISEEEMADAIKFAHEAIKVQCAAQVALAEAFGKKETRIYEGEREDEELAAKINELTYDKCYAIAKKGTSKVERTNAFAEIKEEVKASFTEEELADYGDLVGKYFNKSQKAAVRELTLAEGLRLDGRKTTDIRPIWCEVDYLPSVHGSSIFTRGETQALATVTLGTSRDAMKIDMPSYEGEENFYLHYNFPPFCTGEARPLRGTSRREVGHGNLAQRGLKGMIPADCPYTVRVVSEVLESNGSSSMATVCAGTMALMDAGVKMIRPVSGIAMGLISDGDRYAVLSDILGDEDHLGDMDFKVTGTSEGITACQMDIKVKGLSYEILVNALKQARDGRFHILGKITDTIAAANEDVKAHAPKMVNRRIPNELIGAFIGPGGKNIQELQKETETTIVITEDPVTEEGIIEILGTKPEGIEAVIAKIESMLFKPEKGSVYEVKVIKMLDFGAVVEYTEAPGNEVLLHVSELAWERTDNVSDVVKMGDILDVKYFGLDPRTRKEKVSRKAILPKPEGFVERPPRDDKRSGGRDNRSRDNRGRDDRKPRAPRKEE; from the coding sequence ATGATTCCAAAAGTATTTAGAGAGGTTATAGACCTTGGAGATGGAAGAACTATCTCATTAGAAACCGGTAAATTAGCAAAACAAGCACACGGTTCTGTTGTTGTTCAAATGGGTAAAGCAATGTTATTATGTACGGTAGTTTCTAACTACAAACAATCTGACGTTGATTTTTTACCACTTACAGTAGATTATAGAGAAAAATTTGCAGCTGCAGGTAGATATCCAGGTGGTTTCTTTAAAAGAGAAGCAAGACCAAGTGATGGAGAAGTATTAACAATGCGTCTAGTAGACCGTGTTTTACGTCCTTTATTCCCAAAAGATTATCACGCAGAAGTACAGGTAATGATCCAATTAATGTCTCATGATGATGACGTTATGCCAGATGCATTAGCAGGTTTAGCAGCATCAGCAGCTATTCAGTTATCAGATTTTCCTTTCGAATGCCCAATCTCTGAAGCAAGAGTAGGTAGAGTAAACGGAGAATTTGTAATAAACCCAACAAGAGCACAATTAGCAGAATCAGACATCGATATGATGATTGGAGCATCTGCAGATTCTGTAATGATGGTTGAAGGTGAAATGGATGAAATTTCTGAAGAAGAAATGGCAGATGCAATTAAATTTGCACATGAAGCTATTAAAGTTCAGTGTGCTGCTCAAGTTGCATTAGCTGAAGCTTTCGGTAAGAAAGAAACTAGAATTTACGAAGGAGAAAGAGAAGATGAAGAATTAGCTGCAAAAATTAACGAACTTACTTACGATAAGTGTTATGCTATAGCTAAAAAAGGAACTTCTAAAGTAGAGCGCACAAATGCTTTTGCTGAAATTAAAGAAGAAGTTAAAGCATCTTTTACAGAAGAAGAGTTAGCAGATTATGGAGATTTAGTAGGTAAATATTTCAACAAATCTCAAAAAGCAGCAGTTAGAGAATTAACTTTAGCAGAAGGTTTACGTTTAGACGGACGTAAAACTACAGATATTAGACCAATTTGGTGTGAAGTAGATTACTTACCATCTGTACATGGTTCTTCTATCTTTACGCGTGGAGAAACTCAAGCATTAGCAACTGTAACTTTAGGAACTTCTAGAGATGCAATGAAAATAGATATGCCATCTTATGAAGGTGAAGAAAATTTCTATTTACACTATAACTTCCCTCCTTTTTGTACAGGTGAAGCTAGACCATTAAGAGGAACATCTCGTAGAGAAGTTGGTCATGGTAACTTAGCACAACGTGGTTTAAAAGGAATGATTCCTGCAGATTGCCCTTATACAGTAAGAGTTGTTTCTGAAGTATTAGAATCTAACGGTTCTTCTTCTATGGCAACTGTTTGTGCTGGTACAATGGCATTAATGGATGCAGGTGTTAAAATGATAAGACCAGTTTCTGGTATTGCTATGGGATTAATTTCTGATGGAGATCGTTACGCAGTTTTATCTGATATTTTAGGTGATGAAGATCACTTAGGAGATATGGACTTTAAAGTTACTGGTACTTCAGAAGGAATTACTGCATGTCAAATGGATATTAAAGTAAAAGGTCTTTCTTATGAAATTTTAGTAAATGCACTAAAACAAGCAAGAGATGGTCGTTTTCATATTTTAGGTAAAATTACAGATACTATTGCAGCTGCAAATGAAGATGTAAAAGCGCACGCTCCTAAAATGGTTAACAGAAGAATACCTAATGAATTAATTGGTGCATTTATTGGACCAGGAGGTAAAAACATTCAAGAATTACAGAAAGAAACAGAAACTACAATTGTAATTACTGAAGATCCTGTAACAGAAGAAGGTATCATTGAAATTTTAGGTACTAAACCAGAAGGAATCGAAGCAGTTATTGCTAAGATTGAGTCTATGTTATTTAAACCAGAAAAAGGTTCTGTATACGAAGTAAAAGTTATCAAAATGTTAGATTTTGGTGCTGTTGTAGAATATACTGAAGCTCCTGGTAACGAAGTTTTATTACACGTAAGCGAATTAGCTTGGGAACGTACAGATAATGTATCTGATGTTGTTAAAATGGGAGATATTTTAGATGTAAAATACTTTGGTTTAGACCCAAGAACACGTAAAGAAAAAGTTTCTAGAAAAGCTATTTTACCAAAACCAGAAGGTTTTGTAGAAAGACCACCTAGAGATGATAAACGTTCTGGTGGACGTGATAACAGAAGTAGAGATAATCGCGGACGTGATGACAGAAAACCTAGAGCACCAAGAAAAGAAGAATAA
- the dnaG gene encoding DNA primase codes for MILRSTIDRIFETARVEEVIGEFVVLKKAGSNFKGLSPFTDEKSPSFMVSPVKQIWKDFSTGKGGNSVSFLMEHEHYTYPEALRWLAKKYNIEIEEAEQSSEEKAQMNERESMYLVSTFAKDYFHELMLTSNKGKAIGLSYFKERGFTDETIKRFELGYCMDEWDNFTNAALKRGYDLKFLASTGLTIVKENKQFDRFKGRVMFPIHSMSGRILGFGGRILTADKKAAKYLNSPESDIYHKSKILYGLYQAKKEIAKQDNCFLVEGYTDVISFNQSGVENVVASSGTALTPDQIRLINRLTKNITVLFDGDAAGIRASIRGIDLILEQGMNVKVVQFPDGEDPDSFAKANSNAELAAYLEDSAQDFINFKVSLLLKDSNNDPIKKAGVIRDIVTSIAKIPDGIQREVYVQECSRIMDISERVLFSELAQLLKKGLQEKSKSNRQLNTPQQNPNEPPPDYASGQEQTKMGLVKGGVVANQKIDQLSILENEIIKILLLYGNEEVEFTEEVINVDDAGREKIDTRKYENTVSAEIYVHLHEDEIEFSNVLFQEIYTEIIHQLNQLEKLDIDGLINHKNSEISTIVTSILMEKENPNRQLSNWEGQNIEVKSALEVLAKDVNDVVYNLRRVLIGEKIDELMSEAVANQGSPIDLEVIRNYTNLKMRLFEKLNRVV; via the coding sequence ATGATATTAAGAAGTACCATAGACCGCATTTTCGAAACAGCTAGAGTAGAAGAGGTTATTGGAGAATTTGTTGTGCTTAAAAAAGCAGGAAGTAACTTTAAAGGTTTGAGTCCGTTTACAGACGAAAAATCACCTTCTTTTATGGTCTCTCCAGTAAAACAAATCTGGAAAGATTTTTCTACAGGAAAAGGAGGGAATTCTGTTTCCTTTTTAATGGAGCATGAACATTATACCTATCCAGAAGCATTAAGGTGGTTGGCTAAAAAATACAATATAGAAATTGAAGAAGCAGAGCAATCATCTGAAGAAAAAGCTCAGATGAATGAACGAGAAAGCATGTATTTGGTTTCAACCTTTGCTAAAGATTATTTTCATGAGTTAATGCTTACTTCTAATAAAGGAAAAGCCATAGGATTGTCATATTTTAAAGAACGTGGTTTTACAGATGAAACTATTAAAAGGTTCGAGTTAGGATATTGTATGGACGAGTGGGATAATTTTACAAATGCTGCTTTAAAAAGAGGCTACGATTTAAAGTTTTTAGCATCCACAGGACTTACAATTGTAAAAGAGAACAAACAATTCGACCGTTTTAAAGGACGTGTAATGTTCCCGATACATTCTATGTCGGGACGTATTTTAGGTTTTGGAGGGCGTATTTTAACGGCTGATAAAAAAGCAGCTAAATACTTAAATTCACCAGAAAGTGATATTTACCATAAAAGTAAAATTCTATACGGATTATACCAAGCTAAGAAAGAAATAGCCAAACAAGACAATTGCTTTTTGGTAGAAGGCTATACGGATGTAATTTCTTTTAATCAATCTGGAGTAGAGAATGTAGTAGCGTCTTCTGGTACTGCTTTAACACCAGATCAAATTAGGTTAATAAATAGATTAACAAAAAATATTACTGTACTTTTTGATGGAGATGCAGCCGGAATTAGAGCTTCCATTCGTGGTATCGATTTAATTCTAGAGCAAGGAATGAACGTAAAAGTAGTTCAGTTTCCTGATGGCGAAGATCCAGATAGTTTTGCAAAAGCCAATTCAAATGCAGAATTAGCAGCTTATTTAGAGGATTCTGCACAAGATTTTATCAATTTTAAAGTATCCCTTTTATTAAAAGATTCTAATAACGACCCTATAAAAAAAGCGGGTGTAATTAGAGATATTGTAACAAGTATAGCTAAAATTCCAGATGGTATTCAGCGAGAAGTTTACGTACAAGAATGTTCTAGAATCATGGATATTTCAGAACGCGTATTGTTTAGTGAGTTAGCGCAGTTGTTAAAAAAGGGATTACAAGAAAAAAGTAAATCTAACAGACAGCTAAACACCCCACAACAAAACCCAAACGAGCCTCCACCAGATTATGCTAGTGGACAAGAACAAACTAAAATGGGCTTGGTTAAAGGTGGTGTAGTTGCTAACCAGAAAATAGATCAACTTTCTATTTTAGAAAATGAGATTATTAAAATTTTACTTTTATATGGAAATGAAGAAGTAGAGTTTACGGAAGAAGTTATAAATGTAGATGATGCAGGTAGAGAGAAAATAGATACAAGGAAATATGAAAATACGGTTTCAGCAGAAATTTATGTGCATTTACATGAAGATGAAATAGAATTTTCTAACGTACTTTTTCAAGAAATTTATACCGAAATTATTCATCAGTTAAATCAGTTAGAAAAATTAGATATTGATGGTTTAATTAATCATAAGAATTCAGAAATATCTACCATTGTAACTTCTATTTTAATGGAAAAAGAAAATCCTAATAGACAGCTAAGTAATTGGGAAGGGCAAAACATAGAGGTAAAGTCTGCTTTAGAAGTTTTGGCCAAAGATGTGAATGATGTGGTGTATAATTTAAGACGCGTTTTAATAGGAGAAAAGATAGATGAATTGATGAGTGAGGCTGTAGCAAACCAAGGCTCACCAATAGATTTAGAGGTTATTAGGAATTATACAAACCTGAAAATGAGGCTCTTTGAAAAGCTGAATAGAGTTGTTTAA